A segment of the Amblyomma americanum isolate KBUSLIRL-KWMA chromosome 6, ASM5285725v1, whole genome shotgun sequence genome:
TTCTGCGACTTAATACTTCAAACTAAGCAACTTGCAAAATGGCTGCCTATGATCAACGCATGTCAGGGTAGCTGTGTAGTGACAATTAAAACCTTATATGAGGTCTCATTTTCAGAGAATTCCGCGAATAGAAAGAATAAAGCGCGGTGCTAGCGCTTAGCGGTTCCAGTAGCATAGAAACACCACACGATTGGgcttagttttttttcttgcgggTGGGCCTGGCGCCGTCTAATAAGTATACCCTGCTTTGTACAGGACTGCTCAATAGCCTCTGCTGGAATAACAAAGAAAGAAATCAAAGACATACTGGACGCCCACAACACTTACCGACAGATGGTTGCCAGAGGCAATGTGCCAGGTCTGGATCCGGCGGCCAACATGATGAAACTGGTAAGCCTGGCGTTTGCGCAGCAATTTCTGACATCCTTCTGCCGCTGTTTTGTTTCTTGCCACAATTTTCAGTAAGAGCTCTAGTATAAATGGAAACGCGTTCTAGTTAGCGACGTTTTAGAAGCAATATTACCGTCTTATTTGGAATCACATGATAACGTTCTGACCACTGAGCATAGCGAACTGCCAAGATCGCAAGGGGCCCCATGAGGCTGTGCCTTCTATAGTCAATTGCCTATTGCTGTGTGGACACGCAGTCGTGGTGAGGGATGGTACAAAGTATCGCTTCTTCGGTCTTCGGGCACGCAGGGCTAAGAGGGCGCATATGCCTTGGAACATGCCTGCACTAGTCTATTTCGGTAGCCCATCGATAAACAGTATTTTTGGCATGTTTTGCCTTTTGAGACTTGAGCACCGCACAATCTCGCAGGTCTGGGACAACGAGCTTGCCGCTGTCGCTCAGGCGCACGCCAATCAGTGCCGATTCCACCATGACTGCTACTCCTGCCGCAGGGTTTGTAAGTCCGGGCTTTTATACCAGAACAGTGCGTTTATATGCGTTAGCGCGAGAAATTGGTGGTTGGTCGCACTAGGCGTTGGCGTCTAGGCACTTCCACTACCCATGCAGAGGACAGGGAGCTAGCTCAAAGAATGGTGCCTGtagtaaaaaagaaaagtaaaaaagtGTATATAATGAAGGTGTATACATGATGAAACTAACGCAGATAATATGCTAAAAGTTTTACAAACAAATGCCTGACCTTTATCTTTGACGCTGCAGTGAACTTAAGATGAGCATTAAATTACCATCAGCTCTTGGTGAAGCTGTATTTAACGAGGCCCTTTGTAGCCTCGCGTCCTGACTTTTGATTGGTGTTAAATATCACAGTTTTTATAAGAATAGTTGTTAGACCAACCATTAGTTAAACTACATTAGTAAAACTTTAAGTAGTGGGATCTTGTTACTTCATCTAATAGTAAGCATGTCGTGAAACTCTTGTTAGTAGATTCTTACTTTTATAACCGCTAGTATTAGCAGAGCCGCTACACGCGTTATAACTTTTATGTAACCGATCATATTTGTGTCACTGCACTTCATAAAATTAGCTGCACGATTTTGTGCTCTTGGCCTAAAGCTATTGTGTTTAAGTTAAATGTAAAAGAGATTGTACCGGCGCAATTTGCATGCTCAGCATTAATATTAACTGAGTTTATTTTCTCGTAGGTTGTACGACTGCTCTGGAAAAAAAGCTGGGCATCGCGCATTATGATAATTCCCGGTCATGTGGTAATTTCAGGATTCGAGAAACTGTCATGAGCAGAAATAAATCAAGCGTTATTAAAAAAGCCCGATATTGCAACAAGATAGGGAACGAGGAATTTCTCCTGTGGCTTTGAGTGTGAAAGCCTGCGGGATACACCGTACTGCATAAACCTTTCGAGAACTTCATGGCGGAAAGCAGTAACAATATAGAAGGCACATGAGACATAAAACGAGCAGTAAACAAAAGCAAGCAAATGGGATAGTAACGTGTATACACTGTGCTGTTCTGGCCAGCCACTTGTGTGAAGTAATTAAGCTCCTAATGATAAAATATTTTTGAATGAGCAAATTTGGTGACGTCTTTTCGCTGCTACAGAGTTCATCCTCGCTCTATATAATGCTCCTCAAATTCTTCTCAGCCAGGTTCAACGCAGGCCAGAACTTGTTCCTGCATTATTCTTCGTCGTTGCAATCGAAACCGACTGACTGGGCAGGCGTTGTCAAAAGTTGGTTCGACGAATACAAGCTGTTCGACCCTTCTGAGGTTGACGCTTTCCGCACGGTTGAGGACAGTGGACATTTTACTCAGGTGAGAACAATGGTCCGGAATCTCGCTGCCGCAGTCAATACTGCGGCGCTCACAAATTCTGGGTGAAAGAGGGTCTTGACTGTATCAACCTGATCTCCAAATGGCGAGTACATTAAGCCCAGTACTTGTATAGCATAAAGCGAAAATTAAGTATCCATAGATTTTTAGTATTTTtcgaagaggaaaagaaaaataaatgtgcaGAGTGCTGTCGTGTGGTGCGTTGAATGCCTTCAGTTCAACCGAAACCACCATTAGCGTCCTCTTGCACCTTTGCTCCGTTCACTAATTTTATAATGTAGTTCTTCTATAGGTCCAAATATATAGCGCTTTCTTTTTGAGATTTCGAGTAACAGATCTCAGTTTGGCTGCTATAGCATCATTGCTGCGTAAATGAAGAGAAAAACTGAATTTAAAAGTGCAATATTGTTTTTTGTTCCGTGATGGAAAGGGATATAGTAGTTAATTAAATCTGACCCACAGAAAGTGGAGCAGTGGTTGAGGATGTGGAATTGAGGAATATCACCGTCGTATGTAATATAAAGGGGGACACGTTTTGCGTTTTGCACCTTATAATGGAAGCCCTGATACTACAGATACACCATGATtctgttatgagaaaaaaagaCATGAAGTGATTGCGCAGCTCTGGCATAAAATGAAACAAGCGATATATTCGTCACAGGAAAGAATGGCGAACAATAGCTTTCGTGCCTGAAACTATTGCGGAGAAGGCGGGGATAGCATGAATTTATTTTCGCTTTAAGCTAGCGTGCCAATACCTTTTTACAAAACACGAGCTTCAGATGAATAGAGTTCAAAAAGGTGTTATGAAAGTGTTAGACGTGCATACAAGGGTCCCCCTTTGGGTCATTCACTAGTTCAAAATAATAAATACTAAATATTAGAAACAGAGCGTTGCTCGCTTATTTTCTTCACTTGTTCAGCGGTGATTTATAGAATCACGTTCATTCCAAACCAGCGACAGGAGACAAAGCGAACTTTGACAGGGCTGAATAATCACATCTTTGTGTTACTCGCAACGAGATCAGGCGTGAGTGTGTCCAAACTGCATTATTTTAAAACTTTGGGTAATCGTCGTTTCCTAAGGCGAATTTATTTATGGTTGCCATCTTTTGTTCTCTTGACGTCACTGCTGAAGAGCAGATGATATGGGCTAAAACAACTTATATTGGATGCGGCAAAGCCAGGTTCAAGATTGAAGACGAGGATTGGTATCGCACTCTCTACACATGCAACTACGGCCCATTGTAAGTCCATGAACAATTTTTGGTACTTTTCCGGGTTCCTTCCGTATTAATCTAATGTGCACGTCCCAATCATTCCGCTTTAGGTGAATAATTATTTTATTTGTCATGAGAGCAGATAGTCGTCGAGCCATTTCCAACATTCCGAAGTCTATTCTTCCTCTCATTACCATCTGCCGTCATTGACCATTGTAATTTCGGATGCACTTTTGCGGCTTGTACGCGCCCAACGTTCCTGTTCCGTTCGTAAACAACCGTCGCGCTGCAAAACTAGTGGAGCATCCATGTTATGAGAAATCGGCTCATATTGAACTATGCCGCTCGAGGGCTCACATTGAACGCTTTTTAATGACATCTATTCGTCTAGTTCGCCTTAAAAATTTCGGGAAGTATAGCCTAGCGCAGGTCGAGAATACATGATAGGTGCGTACAGGCCTGTCTGCTTCGAGCTATATTGTACGTACTTTCCTATCCGCGCGGGCGACGAGACCAACTTCTTGGTTTAGCAAGACAATTGCGTGggaaataaatatttattttaatatCTCGTGATACCCGCTCCTATTTAAAGCCTCACATGGAGGCCTGGACTAGCTGATAGCCACATAAAAATAGATACATGAATCAATAATTAATTAATGAACGAAAAATCTTTCAGCGAAGCCGGTGTCCCTCAACGTCGAAAACGGGGATAAACGAAGAAGGTATCGCAAGCACAGAAGTTGTGCAGGTAGTCTTTGGCTTCGAAATTGATCCAGTATGGTGGTGTACTCTGCGAAGTTGGGAATGTACCACACATGCATGCATTTTGTAGAATGTAGAATTACTCCTGGCCTGAGCCTGCACTTTCTCTAATCGCCTGGTATGATGGTGTGTCTGCGTTGAGAAGTCGGCCCATTAAATCGACTACGCGGTAGATCGCAACGGTTGGAAACAAATACTCGCCTGCAGTTAAAGCATGCTTAAAAGCTCAACCCTCTTCTCTCGGCGGCTGTGCCTCCCTACTGCGGAACCCGTGTGGAGCAAAATCTGACACAAGGGGCAATCCAAGGATGTGGGCTTTCGCATCCCTTCAGAAGCTACGATAAGGTTggctttttagtgcgctagcacctATAGtgaccattccccgcatttagccgttgtgtgtctGTCGGTTTGTCTGTCTCTCTGAAGCCGGCTTTGTGGCAGGTTGCTCACCTGCTCTAACACCcgggtggtgggcaacctgcccaccgtgtcagacGGCTGCCCATTTAATTTTgagagaggctgctcgggaagagcaacctgggttgcaacCCTACCGAAGTAacccaagccccaccgatggcagcacctgccatagcacctgccttgtgctagtgcgccactgctcacctgcccaccgggtggcttacttgccaaggtacgtgtagccggtggtaaccagggAGACTGGGGCGCTAATTAGGCAGTACTGCCCCAAAGCACGCAGAGCTataagcggaatgagcagcagcggttaggagGAGAACATGATTCAAATGATACTTgtacagtagctaaacggaagaGGTTAGGGCTGTAATTAGGTGGAAGCCTAGTACCACCTAGTAGGTCGTAGCTCCAATCGACTATGGACGTCATGCTAGCGCAGATATCCAGATTTGTCCTAATTTCCCAAATCGACTGACATTTTTTGTTTGCCATATGTGCATTTGCAGCAATTCTTCGTTTCTTTTTGGGATTTAATTGTAGCCTGATGTGATTACAAGCCAGCATTTTTGGCTCGATGTCAGGTAGCAGACAGCACTGAGTGCATGCAGAGTATGACTATAGCTGTTACGACGGAGTACTTCACCATTACATATCATATAGTGTACGGGACAAAAGTGCACATTAACTGCAGCCCTGTCTTGTGTGCTTGTACATTTTGGCCTTCAGTTAGATCCTCAGAACGTCTGACTCGTCGGGATATTAAGCTCTGGCTCATAACCTCTGTTCCATCTCACGACTGCCTGAAGACAGCTGTGAAAATTAGCGACTTTTTAAGAACGCACAACTGAAACTACTCTTTTTACGCAATAGGGGAAACGTGGTCAAATCACGGGTGTACGAGAAAGGTCCAGCGTGCAGTCATTGCCCGAACGAAACAACATGCAGCCATTCTACGCCCGGTCTCTGCACACGGAACGCGAGGCATTTAGGCCGTGAGTATCGGAACATACACGCATTGAATGAGGACCAGGTCAATTTGTAATTTTGGTTTCTCAAAATGTAGCCGAGTGGAAGTGTGCATTGTAATGAGGAAAAACTGTTACAGTTATCGGTAAAGCTATCCCCGCCCGAATTTTCGAGGCGCTTATTGTAAGCCCTAATAATATGGGGTATCCTATCCAGTTTATTTGCCTGGATTCTCTTTAAAGGCTTAGACCTTATAGGCACAGATACACTTATTATAAGACACGCCAGCAGTAGGATTTCCTCAGATTGTAGCGATAACTTTGGTGAACTAAGATGTCTTTAAGTGTGGGGCATTTTTGCTGTTCTTGCTGTCTCAGCAGCCCATGAAGCCGTATGCCGAAACGTTTTCAGTTGGAGCAGTGCGCAGTGAAAGCTAAGCTAACTATTCAATTTGGGAACACAACATAGAGAAGGACAACGATGTTGAAGGGCGCAAAATATCTGTGTTCGGCTGGTATCTGTCTGTGGTGTAAACCATATCATAGAAAATGGCAGTAGGTTATTGGTTTTTGCGCACCAGTAGTATAAACGCGCAACAATGCCGCAAATATACGCATCCAACACTCTGGCAATACTGGAAATGTATCGCCTTCAAGCGACACAGGGGCGCTTACAGACTGCGGCgcttttgaatgaatgaatgaaattttGTTGATGAATATGAATCGCTAGCCCAAAGAGAGTGAGGGGAGTCAGCAGTGAGAAGTGAATGTGCGCTTCGTAACCCGGTCCCACTGCAAACTTCTGCCCGGTTACCCAGAAAGCGATGTGAAGGAGAGCCATAAGTCTGCTTAGAGCTTCGCGCAGCGCATGCAACGGACGGCGAGCATGTATATGGGCAAACTTTTCTCTTTCAGGACTGGCTCCTGCCAATGCTGTCAGGGTGTACCACTTTCCACAGCGGCCTCACCCACGTGAGTTGTTCATTTCTACCGTCATCTGATCCATCTTCGCTGTGCTGAGTGAACATACAGTGCTAATCATTTCGTGAGTAACAGGAATATGTAGATAATTTTGGAGGAGGAATTCTGTTAGTTTTCTGACGTGTATGTTAATCTTCGCCTGCTTAGCTCATTCTCGCCTGGCGCTCGAAGACTACGGTAAAGAGAGGTACACATTTATTCACTGGCAGTAGCTTGCAATATGTACTGAGTGCTAGTTCAACATACTTCAAGAAATTACATTATTAACGACACCCGTCGTAGTCAGCGTAgtgttaatctttttttttattggcaccGCTTTTCAGCTGCACACCTAAATGATTATTTTTGTTTCATAGCAGATGAAGATAGTTTCCAAGTACATGATGAATAATTTTCGACTTGCACATTTCTCTTAACCCTGTAATGAGCGGCGTAGCTTCTTGGCTAAGATGCATGAAAACGGAAACAATTTCCGCTtctgctctcagaactgcgttaATTCCAAACCTAATTGTAGACACAGCTTTCGACAGCAGAGGAAGGTCCACGTGTCAACTCTCGGAAATGCAGGAAACCAGGCGGTAGAAATACTGTACTTACAGGTGAAGGAGAGGCTTTGAATTTCGCTTTTGATTTACTGTATGCGGCTGCGTATTTGCGTGAAATGTTATTGTTGTAGTGATTCTGAATTTAGTTAGAATAGTTTATATATTCAGTAGCGATATATTCTTAAAAACCTCCCAATTTCTGATATTTCTAGAATGAAGGAATGACTAGTGATGAAATCCTGAAAGTCTGTAACTTTTATCAGACTTGAAATGCCAAGGATTGAAGAAAtttcgtctggtcgggtagtagatTCATATGTCAAAAGAGAGGAATAATTCCGACCAAAAAGGTGGTTAAAAGATGTTTATGACGCTTCGGCTTCCATACAACAAGGCTTCCATAtagaagccgaaacgtcattaacaccttttaacaacaacctttttGTTCGGcgttattcctttcttttgactTATATTATCAGACATTTTCAAAACTGGTAATTACAGGATTGATAATTATTTTTTCTATGTTACGGGTACTATTGCGTCATTATACACGGTGTTTAAATAGTTCGATATAGATCTTTCTGCTAAAAAGTGACATATACTTCGGTTTAGTCTTTGCCGGTGGGCTGTGCGCAAGGGGAAGATTTTTTTACTGGAGAAAGTGCGTTTAAAAGACGTTCATTATCTGAAACTGACTAATAAACGTATTCGTTTTTAGTTTAGAGCGCAGCATCTTAGTGAGAAAGTGTAGTCCGTCAACATCGAAGGCAAGCTCGTTTTATACAATGCCGGAACCGGCATTGCAGCTCCAGATACGGATCATGAAAAACCTGCTTTTGAAAACTCCTCAGGATGCCTGTCCCACGCTGCACATTAATCAAATTGCGTCGCTCGAATTTTTAACGCTAAAATGCTTATACATAAAATAGGGAAGTTTATCTGGTTTATGATTTAGAAGGTGCTGACATTGTTTGCGTGATGACAGCTTTAGAAAGctggctgtattctgatgttgACGGCTTTATTTTGTAGTAAAAACTTTTTACCGTAAAAATGGAATAGAAAGTTGATAAGTTAGTTTTGTTAATCGTTCTTAATTGCACTCTGTCACGTAAATAAAATTCATCTTGTGGTGCAGTACACCTGCAAGGATCATGCGGACGTGTACTTCattgttcaaaaaaaaatttgtatCCAATAACTGAAGCAGCCGACGTTAATTACACATTGAATAATAATGTTTTACGTTATTTAagtatttttatgtattttttaacTACTTATGGAGACCATTTTACGCACAAAGGTTTctatttttcacatttttgtTATTATCAAAATCCGAATAAAAAAGACACTTTGTGAACATGGCTTTCTCTAATAAATATTTGAATGCCAGTCATTTTTTACGCCTTGGGCTTATTTTGAGCTTCATTTTACGTTTAATGGTGTGTTACGCCACGCGAGTGAGTTCAAGGTCTGGTCCATATATTAAGCAGttctaaataaaaagaaacacctGTTGTAAGCACTCTGTGGTGATGTGGTAAACTGCAGGAAACACCGAATCGTCCTCTCACCCAAAGCCACATCCGAAAGGTCATGTGCTACTTCGTAATTTGATTGGCCAAGTTAACTAGCCGGTATGATACCTTGCTTGTGGTAAGTGCTTCGGCTCGAAGTTTCGGAcgcaaaaaaagataaaagaaagaaaacgcaaCACGTCCTTAAAGCACCTAAGGAACCAATCACACACAGTGCAGTAGGAGTGGGACGAAACCTTCGTTTCTTGCGATATTTTTCGTTGCTGTTATTTTCTTTTATCCGGCTGGTATACGCTGATGCTCGCGGCCGGCAACAGGCAGCAGCCTTACATCTGCCGTGAGGCCACTAGGACCTGGTGGAcaacc
Coding sequences within it:
- the LOC144094540 gene encoding uncharacterized protein LOC144094540 isoform X2, which produces MAPRMKGGGWTSLVACLWFHCLLLWGHCWTYHCNEVYRRLSSRHTICLPRREDCSIASAGITKKEIKDILDAHNTYRQMVARGNVPGLDPAANMMKLVWDNELAAVAQAHANQCRFHHDCYSCRRVSRFNAGQNLFLHYSSSLQSKPTDWAGVVKSWFDEYKLFDPSEVDAFRTVEDSGHFTQMIWAKTTYIGCGKARFKIEDEDWYRTLYTCNYGPLGNVVKSRVYEKGPACSHCPNETTCSHSTPGLCTRNARHLGRLAPANAVRVYHFPQRPHPRTSLLGHVRVYHFPQQAQRRTFNALPNTAMAPIPRRVVPLEPEQRIGQGRLPLNSYAAGWRSGTLRPDFYYDPNVNFVGYPLQRLPRKAQEVLSKQARGSSAESREEPPCKCDEASIEQMRKKLLSLIPKEGGIEPEIKIKCHCQNNLAQGTTNQVFK